AGAAATGTGGCAGATTTGCCATCCTGCTTCATGAAGTCACCTTCCGACGCCTTGATAAAACTTACCAGGTTTTGATCATAACGAAGATAGAAGGGAACGCTAACAACGTTTCTATTACTATTGATGTCGATAGAAATAGTAAAATTTTCACCCTTAACAACCGATTGAGGCCCACTTATAGTTAAAGAAACATCTGAAGGCTCTATAGCGGCTTCAGGCGGTAAAGGAACAGGAATGCCTCCGGGGACAGCATCCTGATTTTCCTGACCCGGTTCGGGTATGGGGAATGCCATTTCATCTGGCGCAAACTCTTCAAAGGGAGCTTTTGAAGAAAACTCCTGGGCCCTGCCGGACCAGATACTGGTAATTTCAGCATCCGCCACTTCGCGCCCTCTTATGATATGGGGCGTTAAGGATAAAACAATGTCCGTTTTTGATGCTGAATTACTCACGGAAGAGAAGAGGCGGCCAAGCACCGGGATATCTCCGAAAAAAGGAATTTTGACTATCGTTTCCCTCTCTGTATCATTAATCAAGCCACCGATAACCTGAGTCTCACCATTATAGAGCCTAAGTTCAGTTTCGGCATTTCTTGTGCCGATCTGATAAACCGTACTTTGTGCGGTTTTTGTCTCTTTTCCAAGAGAACTGATTTCAAGGCTAATCTTTAGAGTCACTTCATTATCAAGGTGAATAACAGGTTCTACATTAAGTTTGACGCCAATATCAACATACTGAACGTTTTCAGTCGTAACACCGTTATTCACCGTTGAAGTGATAATAGGAACCCTGTCCCCGATATGAATTTTTGCTTTTTTCTCATTGGCCACCCTGATTTTTGGATTGGCGAGAAGGTTTGCGTTGCCGGCACTTTTTTGTAAATTTATAATGATATCCGGTATGGTAAATACCATATCCGACATACTCGCATTTTTCAGGTCATTGTATGTGAGAGAATCATCTTTATCCAGACTGAAAAGTCCACCGGACGCCGAGTCCTTACTTAAATTAAGCCCCAGGTTTTCAGCCGCACTTTTTTGAATTTCCAGGATTTCCACTTCAAGCATGATTTCCGCATCCGTTAAATCGTTGGCGGCAAGCAGCTTTTGAGCCAGTTCGATAACTTCCGGCGTATCACGTATAACGATGGTATTTAGCGCTTCATTCACATAAATGCTTTTTATCTGGAGCAAGGTTCTAAGCAGGTTAACGGCTTTTTTGGCTTCAAGGTTGGACAGGTAGAAGGTATGGATCATGAGATCCTGATATTGCTGCCTTTTTTGCTTTGTATCGGGAATGATAATGATCGTATTTTCGTTGACGACCTTCTTGAAAAGCTTGTTAGTCATCAGAAGCAGTTCAAGCGCCTGATTAAAAGTCGCATCTTCGATATAAATGGAGGCCCTTTGCTTTTTGACAGCATCATCAAAGATAAAGCTGATTCCCGACAGTTTTGCAATAATATCAAATATATCCTTAATGTTGGTATCTTTGAATTTGAGCGTTATCGGTTTTTCGCTTTTAAGGTTAAGCTCATACCCGCCCATCATTGTCTTTTTCTCTACTTTGAGCTTATCCATCTCCTGCCTTGCCTCTTCCAATGCAGGGTCAAGTGACAGGGCCCTCTTAAATGCTATGGCAGCTTCACCCGATTTCTTCGATTTTAGAAAATCAATACCCGAATTATAGTAAAACAGGGCGTCCTTCCTTTTTTTAGCCTCCACAATGAGGTAATTCGCCCGTTTAAGCGAAGGATTTAAGGTAGAGGCAAACTGAAACTCAAGAATTGCTCTGTCATAATCCTTCTTTTCAAGGAGTTCACTACCTTTTTTAAAATGAATCATGGCCGTTTCATACTTTGCCAGCTCCATCTTGAGACGGAATTCCTTATTTTGAGGGGCACGCTCATAAGCCTCGCTATATTTATTAAGCGCTTCATCCCATCTCCCCTGGGCAGCGAGCTTATCACCGGTTCTTACCGCTGCCATTGAAGCACATCCAACGATTGACAGGAAAACCATTAAAAGAATAAAAGCCCTCTTCAATGTAAAATAGTAGGACAACATGGTTTACTCCTTCCTGTTTTTCTTAAGAGGTTCATTTTCAATAAGGCTGATATTGAAAGTATCAGAGCCATCAGATGAAGTTATCATTATTTTATCATCCGTAATCTTTTTTACCACATAGTCTTGCAAGATAGAAGTATTCTTTTTGATTAATACATCACCCTTCTTTACAATCAAAATCTCCTTATCGGGCTTTCTCGATAGAAATATGGTTTTATCTTTCTCTTTTTCAAGAAACCCGAGAAAAGTATAGGTTGCCAGTTTCTTTTCTTCAGGCCGTAAATCACAGGTCAGCGTAACATTGGCAGAACTGCTTCCATCCTTAATAACTATTGTAGCCGTTCCCACTGAAAGACAGGAAATACCAAGGGGAGAGAAAGTTCCCCGGGCCAGGGCAATCCCCGGAGGATTTATGACAGCAGACAGGTCGCCTGAAGCATTGATTACCTCCAGGTTTTCATTTGAACCGACATAGATATACAGCGGATTGGGAGAGAAGGAAAGGGGCAACTTGACTTCAGGCCTGGTCACAACGGGAGCGGGCGCCCTGCGAACATACCGAAGAGGGCTAAAAATATTTTTTTTGCCGATTTTAAAGGATTTCCGTTTTACCGGAAAAAGGTCTTTCCTCAGTATTGGGAATTCAATTGGATTGACCCGTTGATCATCTTTTCTCTCTCCCGTTTTATAAGTAAGCTCCTTTACCCTGTCTGTATTCCGGGTCATCAGGTTATTGACTAATAAAATTAAAAATACGCTCACCAGGAGAGCAAGAATAATTTTCTCTTTATTCATCAATCTCCTGCCTTTAGGTAGGTTGAAATTTTTATAGTAACTGAAACTCCCCTTTTTTTGCCTGAAGTGAGTGCAAGTCCATTAATACTCATAAGGTAAGGCATGCTCTCCAGGCGATAAATAAACCTTCTTATTTTCCTGTAACTTCCACTGACGGGGAAGGAAATATCATATTTTACGAGATCACCATTTTTATAATCGGGCAGTGAATATTTAACAGAACTGATAGAAATGCCTGATTTTCTTGCAATTCGGTACAATTCGCTTCTGATTTTCGACGTCGCCGACTCAGGCGGGAGGCTGTCAATGAATTCTTTAAGATCAATCCTGGCCTGACGAATACTTTCGGCAAGTTTGATTGTTTCATGCATATTCTTTCTTAATT
Above is a window of Deltaproteobacteria bacterium DNA encoding:
- a CDS encoding cohesin domain-containing protein encodes the protein MAAVRTGDKLAAQGRWDEALNKYSEAYERAPQNKEFRLKMELAKYETAMIHFKKGSELLEKKDYDRAILEFQFASTLNPSLKRANYLIVEAKKRKDALFYYNSGIDFLKSKKSGEAAIAFKRALSLDPALEEARQEMDKLKVEKKTMMGGYELNLKSEKPITLKFKDTNIKDIFDIIAKLSGISFIFDDAVKKQRASIYIEDATFNQALELLLMTNKLFKKVVNENTIIIIPDTKQKRQQYQDLMIHTFYLSNLEAKKAVNLLRTLLQIKSIYVNEALNTIVIRDTPEVIELAQKLLAANDLTDAEIMLEVEILEIQKSAAENLGLNLSKDSASGGLFSLDKDDSLTYNDLKNASMSDMVFTIPDIIINLQKSAGNANLLANPKIRVANEKKAKIHIGDRVPIITSTVNNGVTTENVQYVDIGVKLNVEPVIHLDNEVTLKISLEISSLGKETKTAQSTVYQIGTRNAETELRLYNGETQVIGGLINDTERETIVKIPFFGDIPVLGRLFSSVSNSASKTDIVLSLTPHIIRGREVADAEITSIWSGRAQEFSSKAPFEEFAPDEMAFPIPEPGQENQDAVPGGIPVPLPPEAAIEPSDVSLTISGPQSVVKGENFTISIDINSNRNVVSVPFYLRYDQNLVSFIKASEGDFMKQDGKSATFLTSNDAKKGRLIVGNSRLGDRKGISGSGQVMTVDFQADSSGQARFFFENYRLIDGQGKKIETKVFDKTINII
- the pilO gene encoding type 4a pilus biogenesis protein PilO is translated as MPGLVSKYVEEGKYLYLFFSVLLLVNVFINLVAVKPRWSEADKMRKEYLSLREEESQLRKNMHETIKLAESIRQARIDLKEFIDSLPPESATSKIRSELYRIARKSGISISSVKYSLPDYKNGDLVKYDISFPVSGSYRKIRRFIYRLESMPYLMSINGLALTSGKKRGVSVTIKISTYLKAGD